AAAAAACAGATTATGAAAAATTAGTTTTTGAAATTAAAACTGATGGTTCAATCAATCCTAAAGATGCTCTTACTGAAGCTGCAAAAGTTTTAATTCACCATTTCATGTTGTTTTCTGATGAAAGAATTACACTAGAGGCTGACGAAATTGCACAAACAGAATCTTATGACGAAGAGTCATTACACATGAGACAATTGCTTAAAACTAAGCTTGTTGATATGGATCTTTCTGTTAGAGCATTAAATTGTTTGAAAGCGGCTGAAGTTGATACACTTGGTGATTTAGTATCGTTCAATAAAAATGACCTAATGAAATTCCGTAATTTCGGTAAAAAATCTTTGACTGAACTAGATGAACTAGTTGCAATCAAAAATTTGACTTTCGGAATGGATTTAGCAAAATACAAACTAGATAAAGAATAAACTACTTCGTATTTTGCTCTCCATAGAGGATAGAAGCAAGATGAAGGTTTAAAAAAAACACGTCATGAGACACGGAAAAAAATTCAATCACTTAAGCAGACAGACAGCTCATAGAAGTTCTATGTTAGCTAATATGGCTTGTTCTCTTATCGAGCACAAACGTATTAATACTACTGTTGCTAAAGCTAAAGCGCTTAAACAATTCGTTGAGCCGCTTATAACAAAATCAAAATCTGATACTACTCACAATCGTCGTATCGTTTTTGCTTACCTACGTAGTAAATATGCAGTAACTGACTTGTTCAGAGATGTAGCTGCTAAAGTAGGTGACCGTCCAGGTGGATACACTCGTATCATTAAAGTTGGAAATCGTTTAGGAGATAATGCTGATATGGCAATGATCGAATTAGTAGATTTCAATGAACTTTACAACGGAGGTAAAAAAGAAGTTACAAAAGCAAAAAGCCGTCGTGGTGGAAAAGCTAAAAAAGCGGATGCAGCTACTGAAGCTCCAGCTGCTGAAGCGGAACCTACAACTGACGCAGCTGAATAATTATGAAAATAATCATTCAATAATAATAAAGGATAAGCTATTTATAGTTTATCCTTTTTTTTTGTAAAATAAATAAGCATTTTTTGGCAAAGCTTAAAAATTTGCATTTAGGATCGCAGTTATATTTTTTAATGAATATGCTTTTTTAAAACATTTTATTACCTTTTTGTTACTCTATAGTCTAAGGTTTTAAATTCCCTGAATTATTCATAAAAAACATTGCGTCCACTGTTTTAAAAATTTAAATTTGCACAATATTAAATTACATATGAAATATACAACACGAAAAAGCGCTATTCTTTTATTAAGTGACGGAACTATATTCCACGGTAAATCAATTGGAATCACTGGAAAAACATTTGGTGAAGTTTGTTTTAATACCGGTATGACTGGATATCAGGAGATTTTTACAGATCCGTCTTATTTTGGTCAATTAATGGTTGCTACAAATGCTCATATTGGAAATTATGGGGTAAATGATAAAGAAGTTGAATCTAATAGCATTAAAATTGCAGGTTTAGTTTGTAAAAATTTCAGCTTTAATTATTCAAGAGCTGATTCATCAGGGAGTTTGGAAGATTATTTCGCTAAACAAAATTTGATTTGTATTTCTGATGTTGATACACGTGCGCTGGTAAGTTATATACGTGATAATGGAGCTATGAATGCTGTTATTTGTACTGATGATACTCCTATAGAAGAATTAAAAGCATTATTGGCTGAAGTTCCAGATATGAAAGGATTGGAATTAGCTTCTAAAGTGTCTACATTAGAGCCTTATTTTTATGGAAATGAAAATGCTACGTATAAAATTGCTGCTTTAGATTTAGGAATAAAAGAAAACATTCTTAGAAATTTGGCAAAAAGAGACTGTTACATTAAAGTTTTCCCTTATAACACATCTTATTCCGAATTGGCTTCTTTTAACCCAGATGGTTTTTTCTTATCTAACGGTCCTGGAGATCCAGATCCATTGGAAAGTGCAATAGAAGTTGCTAAAGAGATACTTCAAAATAATAAACCTTTGTTTGGTATTTGTTTAGGTCACCAAGTTATTGCTTTGGCAAATGGTGTTTCGACATATAAAATGTTCAATGGTCATAGAGGTATTAATCATCCTGTGAAAAATATAATTACGGGCAAAGGAGAAATTACTTCTCAAAATCATGGTTTTGCTGTGAACAAAGAAGAATTAGATCAACACCCTGATTTAGAAATTACACATTTGCATTTGAATGACGGAACAGTTGCAGGAATGCGAATGAAAAATAAGAATTGTTTTTCTGTGCAATATCACCCTGAAGCAAGCCCTGGGCCGCACGATTCTTCTTATCTTTTTGATCAGTTTATAGAAAATATCAAATCTGTATAAGACTAAAACGTTATCGTTAATAAATAAAATCATATTAACGTTTTAAGAATGAAGACTAATGAATTTTTTTACTTAATTTTGAGTAAAATACAAATTAATAACATAAAAAATAAGAATAATGAGTATTATTGTTAAAATTCACGCAAGACAAATTTTCGATTCAAGAGGAAATCCTACAGTAGAAGTAGATGTAGTAACAGAAAACGGAGTTTTAGGAAGAGCTGCTGTTCCATCTGGAGCGTCGACTGGTAAATTCGAAGCAGTAGAGTTACGTGACGGAGGGAATTCTTTTTTAGGAAGAGGTGTTTTAAAAGCGGTTGAAAATGTAAATACTAAAATTGCTGAAGAATTAGTTGGTACATCTGTTTTTGAACAAAACTTGATTGACCAAACAATGATTGATTTGGATGGTACAC
The Flavobacterium sp. 5 DNA segment above includes these coding regions:
- the rplQ gene encoding 50S ribosomal protein L17, with translation MRHGKKFNHLSRQTAHRSSMLANMACSLIEHKRINTTVAKAKALKQFVEPLITKSKSDTTHNRRIVFAYLRSKYAVTDLFRDVAAKVGDRPGGYTRIIKVGNRLGDNADMAMIELVDFNELYNGGKKEVTKAKSRRGGKAKKADAATEAPAAEAEPTTDAAE
- the carA gene encoding glutamine-hydrolyzing carbamoyl-phosphate synthase small subunit; its protein translation is MKYTTRKSAILLLSDGTIFHGKSIGITGKTFGEVCFNTGMTGYQEIFTDPSYFGQLMVATNAHIGNYGVNDKEVESNSIKIAGLVCKNFSFNYSRADSSGSLEDYFAKQNLICISDVDTRALVSYIRDNGAMNAVICTDDTPIEELKALLAEVPDMKGLELASKVSTLEPYFYGNENATYKIAALDLGIKENILRNLAKRDCYIKVFPYNTSYSELASFNPDGFFLSNGPGDPDPLESAIEVAKEILQNNKPLFGICLGHQVIALANGVSTYKMFNGHRGINHPVKNIITGKGEITSQNHGFAVNKEELDQHPDLEITHLHLNDGTVAGMRMKNKNCFSVQYHPEASPGPHDSSYLFDQFIENIKSV